Genomic window (Argopecten irradians isolate NY chromosome 13, Ai_NY, whole genome shotgun sequence):
AAATTTGTAAGGAGCTGAAAAAGAGATTAATACACAAATTAACAaatcaaatattatattaatttgaatattttttttattgtaaagcAAAGTTATTAATATTCATTagtcatgattttttttacaatctatttctgatattttttaaatcccTATTGAATACCTGTTCTTGTAGTGACAGTGACTCAGACTGCTTGCTTGTGCCTTGGACTTCCTGTGTGTCATTTGCCTCTGTAGTCCTGCTTGTGCCTTGGACTTCCTGTGTGTCATTTGCTTCAGCTTCTGTAGTTTCTATTTCTGCAGCCTCTGTGTCCACTTCTGTCTCAGTCTGTACCTCTGTGTTGGTTTGTTCCAACTACATATTTACAAGGATAATGATTagcaattttaaaaaaaaatcattactaCAATGTAGCTAGGTTATTATGTTTATGGTATACGTATGTACTGATTTAAAGAGTTTACTATAATCACCTGAGGATCCTTGGATTCTCTGCATACTCTTTGGTAGCCTAATCTCCGCTTTCTGCCTGATGATGTGCCctgtaaatgtaattttattctgcatttataaacaatttatatttacttgttCTAAAGTTCTGGAACTTAATGTAttatttttccacttttcttACTACATAAAGAAAACTAAGTATGATGACTACACTTAGGTGCATGAAATCCAGACATATACTTTACCATTATCCACCTCTGCACACAAGGATGTGGATCGAATGTTTCAATGGGGGGAGATTGAAGATGAATCAGCATAAGGGCATTGAGTGTACTGCTTTTCATGTGTCCCCTCCTTTTGCTCTTTATCAGCTTCATTGCGCTGAAGGTTGTTTCATTGTTCACTGATGTTGGTGGTAAACACCTAATGATGTTGATTACTTCAAATATGTTGTCAAATCCACCATCGTGGGCAAACCTCCTATACACCTTTGTCCACAACAGAGTTCCACTCTGAAGCTCTGACTGAAATCTGAAAGCACATGAAAAGTGATTCACATAATGTACttgattgaaatgaaaaaaatatcagataATTTCTTATACCTTGAACTGTCAGCTTTAATTTTAATCCCTGTTTCATCTAAAACATCAAGTTATATTATACTCACTCCTGGTAGATAAGTAATTTCAGACTCCGCCATTCCTCCAGAAGGGTCTGGATTTTTTCCTCATCAGTTGACACAAAGTGTTCAAAAAGTTGCTGTATGTTTTCCTTTCCGAACTCTGTAACATAATTGATATATGTCATATGGcataatgtattattatatctGCCTCATTATTAACTTCAAATTTTAGGTTCTTGATTTTAACAAGATCATCAACACTTGAAACAGCAATTGAAGACCAACTAAAAcggaaacaaacaaaaaaaaactgtttaaactgAAAGTCAAACCAATCaacaaataaatttaatgaaGACCAGCTGAAACgaagacaaacaaaacaaactgttTAAACTGAAAGTCAAACTAATCAACAAATAAATTGAAACTCAAACCAAAGACATCaactaaaatgtaaaataattttcaaataatacgTCAACAATGATTAACCTAGAGAAGTCTCTTTCGTAAGCTCCGTAGGATCTGGCCAAGTATTGAAGTTTGCAACAAGTGTCGCATCCACCAGAGATGTACCAGTATGAGGAAAACGTGTATCAATGGCTTTGATCAAGGCTTGAATAAGGGCGGAAGGAATGGGTTCAGGTTTTCGTCCTTTGAAAGTCAGCTTCTGGTCCTGCTATTCATTGGACACCAAGATGTTGGCAACTTCCTCACACTCACTGGCAAAATcattaagataatttcaattatGATATCTGACATGTTACAATACCAATTATATGCATCTCAACTCTGAATTAACTTCAAATCTGAAAATGAAATTGCAATATTATTTCTATCTGAACATATCTATCAGCATATTTTTTACTTACGATTCAAGTATTTGTAGCAATTCAGCTTTAGCAGGCTTCACTCGCATGTAAGCATCTCCAATACAAAGTTCTCTGCGCTGAAGATACAGAGACAACCTTGCGAGGACACCAATGATCATCTGTAATTAGAATTTACATTATTTGCTATTACACTTTGtcattgaatgaaaaataatatttcaatgaaacatAATCTTTGATGTTTAACAGTAATGTATTTTCTgcaatttaaaattatatttaagtttaaaaGATGATGTACCTTTAACTGAAGAATGAAGATTATGACACTTCCATCCCTTGCAAGCTTCGCAAGGCCTTCTGCTTTAGGGTTTTCATGGGAGGAAGTTTCCAGCTGAAATACAAATGCCCGGAAACCCTTAATGAAAGCAGAAATAGCCCGCTGAAGGTGGGGAAGCCACCTGGTACCTCCAACTCGTGATGGCAGAATCACTGTCATGCCTAATGCCTCAAAAGCCCTGCCAAAATTCTTTTTCTGTTTTGGACTTTTTCTGTACAGGTAGTAGATTCCAAGAAGTAGAGTAGTCATCCTATCATAAACAGCATATTTCTTGATAGCATCTTTAAAAGCTAATTCAAGACGATGAGCCAAGCAATGGGTTATGAAGATATGCGGCCATTTCTCCTTTAGAAGTGCTGCCAGACCAGTTTTTGTGCCTGAAATAATTTAAgagtttgataaataaaatgtatgttcTGGACTGAATTTGaattacattattatatttaattatattttcctGGGCATATAGTGATTCTATAACTGTTACAGTGCTTAAAagtatataaattaaaacaagaggcccaaagggccttaacggtcatctgactaccttggcaatagtaaatctaatttcatatggtgtcatttgtcaggaccatgtcaggatcattttcaatttctttcaacaaattatatttcaaacaagaggccaaagggccttaacatgtaggaaattaattagatatagtgtcatggtagccatcttcgatttgggatcaaccagagatgtaacaacactttgtcgggaccatgtcaggatcatttcatgcaagtttcagccaaatcacactggtagaacttcagaagaagttcaaaatgtgttttcaagatggcggctttggcggccatcttggattacggatcgacccgaaaaataacaacactttgtcgggaccatgtcagtatcatttcatgcaagtttcagccaaatcgcactggtagaacttgagaagaagttcaaaatgtgttttcaagatggcggctgtggcggccatcttggatttcggatcgacccgaaaagtaacaacactttgtcgggaccatgtcaggatcatttcatgccagtttcagcctaattgcacctgtagaacttgagaagaagttcaaaatgtattttcaagatggcggctgtggcggccatcttggatttcggatcgacccgaaaaataacaacactttgtcgggaccatgtcaggatcatttcatgcaagtttcagcctaatcgcactggtagaacttgagaagaagttcaaaatgtgttttcaagatggcggctttggcggccatcttggatttcggatcgacccgaaaaataacaacactttgtcgggaccatgtcaggatcatttcatgcaagtttcagcctaatcgcaccggtagaacttgagaagaagttcaaaatgtgttttcaagatggcggcattggcggccatcttggatttcaaatcgaccagaaaaataacaacactttgtcgggaccatgtcaggatcatttcatgcaagtttcagcctaatcgcaccggtagaatttggccctgcaggtagggcgttagaattgtacctgctgcccctattgcatgatcgtaaaaggcgactaaaatttaggatcttatcttttctattcttcctaactgactttatccttcctaatgcctcccttggcaccgcctcacttttggccataagttgagcgttcgcccctgtgaggaaggctctgggttctgtcccctggccgagacacaccaaagtctgtaaaagtggtagtttctgctcctgcttagcgctcagcaaaaagggagtgggacgactggttcgcccgttgtcagtataatgtgaccgggtggggtgtgttgcttagtgtcttcggcggcatgcttcagtgatatagcactataaaaagggcaaaagttccactatacaagaagacacaacatgaatataccgcagtctcccaaaacacgcacctcgcacaacatacacgcaacacaccgcatacatgggaggctgtccttgcatgaccatagctgttaataggacgttaattagtcaaacaaacttgagaagaagttcaaaatgtgttttcaagatggcggctttggcggccatcttggatttcggatcgacccgaaaaataacaacactttgtcgggaccatgtcaggatcatttcatgtcagtttcagcctaatcgcactggtagaacttgagaagaagttcaaaatgtattttcaagatggcggctttggcggccatcttggatttcggatcgacccgaaaaataacaacactttgtcgggaccatgtcaggatcatttcatgcaagtttcagcctaatcgcaccggtagaatttgaaaagttcaaaatgtgttttcaagatggcggctttggcggccatcttggatttcggatcgacccgaaaaataacagcactttgtcgggaccatgtcaggatcatttcatgcaagtttcagccaaatcgcactgatagaacttgagaagaagttcaaaatgtgttttcaagatggcggctgtggcggccatcttggatttcggatcgacccgaaaagtaacaacactttgtcgggaccatgtcaggatcatttcatgtcagtttcagcctaattgcacctgtagaacttgagaagaagttcaaaatgtgttttcaaggtggcggctttggcggccatcttggatttcggatcgacccgaaaaataacaacactttgtcgggaccatgtcaggatcatttcatgcaagtttcagccaaatcgcactggtagaacttgagaagaagttcaaaatgtgaaaagttaacgcacggcgcacggcggacggcgcacggcggacgacggcgcacggcggacgacgacggacgaaacatgacgactataggtcatcctgacccttcgggtcagatgacctaaaaaaaaaaaagctaatCATAAGTAAAGTTACTGAaagatatttgcatattatcATAAAATGTCATATTACTATaccaattttaacacaatttacCTTGCATGTTTGAGGCTCCATCCGCACAAAACCCTATCATTTTCTCCCCTATGTTCAAGGACAGATTATCAAATGTCTCCATTAGAAATTTGAAAATGCCTGCGCTTGCAGCAGAATTAGCTGTGCCGATGTTGAGAAATAAATCCTCAACAATGCCATCTACAACAACACGCACATACACATTTTCCATATCATCTCCAGTAGAATCTGTACTGCCATCACATGTGAAGCTCACGTATTTGGACTTGAGGACCTTTTCTCTCACACTGTCCTGGGTCACATCAGCAATAGTCTGCACAAATGTTGATGCTGATTTGTCATTTAAGTATGAGGTCCCAATATCAATGCCCTTCGCTTTATCAAGTCTGCACATCGTGTTATAAAATCGAAAACTTTGGTGCGATTTAGCTAGTGCGTGGGCTGTCCTGAACTTGATTACAAGCCTGTCATATTCCGATTTTTTTATCTTCATAAGGCAGTCCGCTGCCTGGCTTTTTTCCACTGTTTTGGGCCTCAGATATTTCATAGCGTATTTCATGTGTATATTAGTGTTCTCATGCTGCtgtatgaccatagctgttaataggacgttaattaaacaaacaaacaaacaaactttatagCAGTCAGCTTGAAATTAGTTGTCCCTACACAAAACGCGCCGGTCGTTTCGTTTTCACGACAGCATTCACAGAACATTTTaccattttcatattttaaccaAGGTCTACCTTTATGCCATTCTTCGAGAAACTTGCGGACTCTCTTTTCTTCgtattttttgtttgaagaAACTGTAGGTTGACTTTCCGTTTCGATCCTAAGTTTCTTTCCGGGCTTTGCCCCATCAACATATCGAAGCATGCCGGCCATTTCGAAGCAAACCGGAAATGTATATTAGAGTTACGTCCCTTAAACCCGGAAGATGAACTGTATGCATTCGATTACAAAACGCGATGTTTCGACATGCAAATGATTTGGTACTCGAGTTTTACCATTTAATCTTAATGAAAGAGTTCAGTTTCGTGTTTAAAATAGATGTATTATTAACTGATGGATGAATTCTTTGTATAAATTTCATAGGTCCGTCGGGCCTGTGGGTTTGTGGAAACCATAGGCCCAGCCTTATTTTTAAAGGCCCCGGGTCTCGGGCCCGTGGTTAACGTCGCAGACtgtagcactttaaaaagggcaacagttccactatacaagaagacacaacattaatataccgcagtctccccaaacacgcacctcgcacaacatgcacaccgcatgcatgggaggccgtccttacatgaccaaacTCACGACAtggaacaaagtgtacatgGACATCGAAAGACTTATCtccgtatgtgtttaaaatcaatacagtgcactaaaatatgtatttcGGTGAACTGTTATGAACAGGTTGGAACAGCAGGATGTTACTTGTTCACCGATACGACCAAAACGTCCGATCATTTCACTTAAATAGTCGATATGTCATTTATTTAGCATCCGAAATTTTTGAAGTAATGGTTGCACATCAAAAATATCTATCTGGCCGTAGATTGTGCGTTTAATTGGTAATAGCAACGATTACAAATAACTAAATATTGCTGATACTTCCGTAAATCAGCACTTGCAGTCTAACATTGTCCATCGTTATGGTTCAAGTGTGCAATGCTGTAATGATACAATGTGAAGTTTGTATTTCATCTAATCCGTAAGGTAAACATTTTCAGTCGGTCGTTAGTTTCCTATAATGAGGATGGACAGCATTCGGACAGAGTAGTCCACGGTCAAGTATCGATTGTTTACAAAGGTTTCAGCCTCAGTATAATTCACCCGGATGGGttcaatttcaataatatacagatcattataaccactccgttcgaTAACACAGTGATAATACGGTTCTGTATTTTAATGGGATTGGGGCCGGTTGATCATCGCTCAATTCTTCAATGAGGTAGCACATACATGCTTCATCTAATCTCTATCTGAAGCTTTTTTCAATGCTCATGTGACACGTTTTAATTCTAATTTCATCATGTGATTAAAGTCATGTAACGTATGCGTTGTGTAGTCAAAACTTTCTCTACTACAGTTGAGTACTCTCCTTAAATTTCGAAAATATTTCCGATAAGGATTGATATCAGAAATGTGTATGGCtggtagcgatttaaatgaattACCATTATTAGGCCCCGCCGTTTTAGCCCCAATGGGGGCCAGAGCCAAGATtgatacaatttctgttcctcTTTTAATCCTCATCACTGGCCCATTGGACCAGGTGACCTTAAAATAGATACAGTTGGCATGTGAAACTATGTATTTAATGGATTGGAAAagtttgaattttaattaaaaaaaacaccattttctctgaatcaaataattatattttaccaaACAAAATGAAACCTCTTTAATTAAAACGCATACAAAAGTCAATCATTTACCGCACAATACGACAATGCTTTCGTCCATTATTTTTAATCACCTATTTAAttgcattttatttgaaattgtcTCAAAATATATCATCCAATGGACATTTACAATCTCCAGGTGATATTGTTGGAATCAAGTCCATGGGATATCTGAGGAGTATGGCACATTTTGTCCATTTCTTATCATCACACAGACCTCTTGAATTCAAATATGCCACAGCGGATGGAATCTCAACTATTGCACGTGATGCTCTTTCCGCATATAATGTTATTAGATGTGTACGCGAAGGTAAATCTGTGACATCACTGTACTGATTCATTGTTCAAATATGTAATTGCTATTAATCAGTCCCTTATGGGAACAGGAAATATTTCTAACCATGCAGACAAAATGTATCTATTTTTTAAGGCAGTTTACTCTTCTATCAAGACATAAAAACAGTTACGTGATGTAGAATTAACAAtagaatatacaaaaaaaaacgaAGGAAACAAGTATTATAATGACGTTGAAAGCGATAAAACCTTCGTCGGCCGAGCTAAACATTGGAATCACATTTATGTGACTTACTTTGGCGAACATATAAATCATACCAACAGTGAAACAAAGAGGAGTACTGTGGATATGATTACCACGAAAAACGTGATCAAGAACATGGCCATATCCAGCTTTTCTATATTCAAACTGGACTTGTACGCTTTATCCAGATCTACAGTGCCATGTTCATTTGACGACGGAAAGTTTTTGGCTCTAAAACTAGTACTCCTCAATGTTGACTTCCGTGCAAATTCGTTGCTATTGGTACTTAACGTAACTTCGGTTTCGTCTCTCTGACATCCAAGTTTACTTTTGGTTTCACCTACGTCTGGGCATTGTCCGTCATTACCATCCTTGTACCCAGAGAAATGAAGTGGCATTAGATGACCATTTAGATTATCATTGTTTGAATGGACATGTCTACCTTCCTCATCAGTATCATTGTTCGACATATTAACAAAATCAGCTTGTCGGTCTTTGATTCTCCAAACATATATGGACATGACTATTGCAAACAAGCTCATTCCCAGCTGTACGACCAGGTAGACCGACAGATACGAAATGGTGGTTGACATCTTTGGCATAGTATCATTGAAGACTGTTAAAAAGACTGTGAAGGACAATAGAACAGATATGCACAGTGTCATCTTTTCACCTGAATTAGCTGGAAGTAGAAACACAAGCGTGTTCAGGAACGATAACATCACAATCGGAGCAAGAGTGTTGAGAACCGGATGTAGGGGGCGACGCTTTAGGTACACGTGATACCGTATCCATgatgtattgtaaccaaaacTTTTCTTCGACTCCATACTTGTACTGGTAATTTCCCATTCGCCATTCTCGACATAATTGGAGATATCCACTCCATTTCCCGACTCCACCAGTCGTTGTGTCCACGCAGTGGTATGCCAAGCACCAACACGTAGATGGCAATGTTGTCCGTCAAAAGGGTACCTTCTGATATCAATATTACATCTAATGACATATTCATTGCCGGGATACCAGGACACGCGGCcatttttgaataaaatcaCGTGTTTTCCATCGCTGATCGTCTGCGGATCTTCCACCGAATCATATATACTCAGGTCAGGATACCAGATATCTTCctttaaaatcaacaaactTTCCACGTCATCAGGCAAAATGAGGAACTCATCCTTCCATGACACATCAAACCAGGCTATAAAACGCATAGTCTGTAGTCGTTCACTGATTTCTCCAATGACATTTAAGTGAAATGATATGTTGACATCAACACTTTCTGATAAATCTTTCCTTGGCTTGTAAACATTCGTATAGTTTTTGAACATGTCCGATACTTTTATAGCATACGACATGGTACTTCTCAATACAGTGCAAATTATACAAAGTGTGTATATAAAAACGATTTTGTTTTTGCACTGCATTCttgaatgaaataattattatcaaaatatatgtattaattatatatcCAACATGTATTCCACAGTTTTATCCTGTTTACAGCGTCTATGCAAGTAGTATTTCACTTGATAATTGTTCTCGGTAAAAAAGCCATTTGTAGCAAGTATATACTTTCAAAACTTATTAAAAGCTTTCTAATGTTGATTAAGCTAGCACCAGTGTTTTACGTCCAATTTCTTCCCCTGATGGATGGTATGTGGACAATATCCTGGCGAATGAACCTATATCCTGCAGAATGAATCCAACTCCCGAGAGATACACAAATCATAATGAGAACTGTATCATTTTCATCACGAGGTTAAATTGCCATACATTCACGCCACTTGAAGCATGTACTCTTATCATCCGATTGTCAATATCTTGTTTGCATTATCCAATCGAATGTTTAATCGTGATGGGAACACAGATGGATTTACCTCCGAGACAAGATAACCATTAATCAATACTGCTACAGGCTATACAGTAATCCAACACTTCATAACTGAATTGAAACGTCCGATAAAGAGCTAGGGGTGCTTAACAATACCTTTCCTATCCAGCCACTAAGTTTGGGGTATATACAGTTAAGTTTGGGGTATATACAGTTAAGTGTGCTATTCTTCAACAACATGACTAATAACTTGCAATGGTTAAGTCAATATCTACTTGGGATATATATCACGTTTAGATGCAGTGCCTGATGGATGGTAATCTGTGTTTGCCAGTATCACATTGCATAATGAATCGGTAATTCTGGGCGTTTTTATTTAACTCACTATTAAAGTGCAAGCTAATATTTAATCATTTCATGTAACAGAACTTAAAATATGTCACCTGAGCCGCAATAAGTGATGGCTACATTATTGATGATTTAAGAAGAAAACAGTTGTTGAGGTTGATTTTGTGTACTGTCTCATTAGGATGGCTGCTGTTGTAtgtaacaagaggtccagagggcctgtatcgctcacctggtttgtaatgccaagtattgtttcaaatacaggttcattgtttcttttctgaaggaattcaaatatttacctctaatgcccccatccctcctgcccccggggggtcaaagccaaaatttatacaagttctgttccccttccccaatggatgtttgtggcaaagtttgtggtcacaatccatgcagaactctaggacaagtagcgagttttaggatttacctctatttcccctattgagccccacccctgccccggggggggggggggggggtcagagccaaactttatacaagttattTTCCCCTACCCCCTtggatgtttgttgccaaattggttacaatccatgcagaactctacgactgtagcgatttaaaggaaatgttgacggacgacggacgctgcgccatgacataagctcccCGGCCCTTACTcagtattaatacatttatatgtctATGGGAGGCTACTgttaaatcaaagtactgaaagtactaaatggctcggtctcgaggATAGGAGGaatgttttgtacaataagaaataaatttggctggtgttccttccaatttggacttttgaggattccttggacaccaaagtgtaaaataagagacacatactaaaatcttggaagcccattctaatatttcctatgatgttatatgtcaaatgattttataacacctttagcattttccttgttaatttgatgttaatgaaaatatccattcttaatgactattgttatcaagttcctgggaccacagtatcagttaacaaatattgttttgcagcagagaaagacaagaggcaaacttttctatgtcaaaatgtcttaaatatagaatatgtctgtcctctagaagacttatctatatcaccatgtgatttttgaataaattggtcaattggtctacttttaacaagttttgtaactattcttttgtaaaacagcaagttgattgatatacattgtatccgaacttcaattcaaaccggataacttgttagctcaccatagaccatgaaattgtttgtacactttcttaacttcaggattgttttgcaaaattacaaatgaatttttctacattttttattttcaaatccccatacctctgatgagtataataaaactgtcgttacaagtgaatcaaatattttcagtttaagatgaacaggaaagagatacattcctttatttctcataaatagcaaacaccgatttaattgtttgttcagcagtttttttccctttctttaaaaacgctaccattaacattattttctgtacctagatatgtaaacaattcttataaatctaattatgtattccataacatcaactggtgttgttgtaccgatttacgtcttgagaatatcacaaatttttattttattgatattaagttcttatttccatgttatgcaatattgttaaaaatcatgtaacatttgttgtagaccatcagatatttctgatatcataacagtgttattggcaaatatgataaaaagtttgggatatatatcaatatcatataccgtaaaaactggtataatttgcgcaggtactttttagggctgaaaatgcttaaaaaatctactatcagtatatcaGCGCATCAAAAAAATGGGGGGgaaacaatgtccagggagtcccaaaaccgatgtatgaaggtgaccatttcaatgcaaaatatttccccataaatgcttgacaacttgcacaaaaaatgttatatttagaagaaataacatatgaaaactgcattgtgtttgttttcttttattggccaccgtaacctgaaactgaaatatctagcagatgtccaaaacatcggcggtctggtccgccgtactccgtgcacatgtcaatgttttaagatattacacatgaatagtaatcaggaatatttgaaaagagtagaatataaTTACTTTAATTGTCACAATAAGTAATCAGTgcgtttgagatcattaacaatcaacagcaatcagcaagcggatacgtagtttagcttgcaacaatcacagtgtccataatttgtcaagatttgtaagacaaaatatttttttccatcaggtaagattctaagtcataaaggtagattgaaaataggaagggagataaaataaccagataaatatttgtagcgggatcagactgggttgattatcggtgatcaggtagctcagtcggaagagctacattttcttctctcctgttacagaattggcacccaactaaataaccaacggctgtgctgtttgaaagggtctcgtatgtattcaaaaaaggagggaggagtgtagcgggactggactgggtcgattatcgatgaccaggtagttcagtcggtagaacactcagctagtgttcggagagtcccgggatcgaatcccggtcttgccgctacattttctcctctcctgttacataaacaatgttcgctgatcttgcagaattgccttacagtgttataatgagtgtagtaaatg
Coding sequences:
- the LOC138305705 gene encoding uncharacterized protein, with the protein product MCRLDKAKGIDIGTSYLNDKSASTFVQTIADVTQDSVREKVLKSKYVSFTCDGSTDSTGDDMENVYVRVVVDGIVEDLFLNIGTANSAASAGIFKFLMETFDNLSLNIGEKMIGFCADGASNMQGKLC
- the LOC138306618 gene encoding neuronal acetylcholine receptor subunit alpha-3-like; the encoded protein is MRFIAWFDVSWKDEFLILPDDVESLLILKEDIWYPDLSIYDSVEDPQTISDGKHVILFKNGRVSWYPGNEYVIRCNIDIRRYPFDGQHCHLRVGAWHTTAWTQRLVESGNGVDISNYVENGEWEITSTSMESKKSFGYNTSWIRYHVYLKRRPLHPVLNTLAPIVMLSFLNTLVFLLPANSGEKMTLCISVLLSFTVFLTVFNDTMPKMSTTISYLSVYLVVQLGMSLFAIVMSIYVWRIKDRQADFVNMSNNDTDEEGRHVHSNNDNLNGHLMPLHFSGYKDGNDGQCPDVGETKSKLGCQRDETEVTLSTNSNEFARKSTLRSTSFRAKNFPSSNEHGTVDLDKAYKSSLNIEKLDMAMFLITFFVVIISTVLLFVSLLV